A single Streptomyces sp. Edi2 DNA region contains:
- the ndk gene encoding nucleoside-diphosphate kinase, producing MSQRTLVLLKPDAVQRGLIGEIIGRIEKKAGWTISALELRSLDRALLEQHYAEHVGKPFYEPLVAFMSSGPVVSMVVEGERVIEGVRTLAGPTDPIAAPGGSIRGDFGTITRENLIHASDSEESAEREIKIFFPGIS from the coding sequence GTGAGCCAGCGCACCCTCGTCCTCCTCAAGCCCGACGCCGTCCAGCGCGGCCTGATCGGCGAGATTATCGGCCGTATCGAGAAAAAGGCCGGCTGGACGATCAGCGCGCTGGAGCTGCGCAGCCTGGACCGCGCGCTTCTCGAGCAGCACTACGCCGAGCACGTCGGCAAGCCGTTCTATGAGCCCCTGGTCGCCTTTATGTCCTCCGGACCGGTGGTCTCGATGGTCGTCGAGGGTGAGCGGGTGATCGAGGGCGTACGGACGCTCGCCGGTCCGACTGACCCGATTGCCGCGCCGGGTGGGTCCATTCGTGGGGACTTCGGAACGATCACCCGAGAGAATCTGATCCATGCGTCGGATTCCGAAGAGTCCGCAGAGCGTGAAATCAAGATTTTCTTCCCCGGCATCTCCTGA
- a CDS encoding DUF4233 domain-containing protein: protein MRTLCASTLIGEFFVIGFAGLVAMQMTDLPAATVWTVSGIGMLLSLLLCGMLNRPGGVQLGWALQFALIAGGFVVPTMFFLGVVFAALWWASVHFGRKIDEAKARWAASPTAG from the coding sequence ATGCGCACCCTGTGTGCGAGCACCCTGATAGGTGAATTCTTCGTGATCGGCTTCGCCGGCCTGGTCGCGATGCAGATGACCGACCTGCCGGCGGCGACGGTCTGGACGGTCAGCGGCATCGGGATGCTGCTGAGCCTCCTGCTGTGCGGGATGCTGAACCGCCCGGGCGGCGTCCAGCTCGGCTGGGCGCTGCAGTTCGCCCTGATCGCCGGCGGTTTCGTGGTCCCGACGATGTTCTTCCTGGGCGTGGTCTTCGCGGCCCTGTGGTGGGCGTCGGTCCACTTCGGCCGCAAGATCGACGAGGCCAAGGCCCGTTGGGCCGCGTCGCCTACGGCAGGTTGA
- a CDS encoding folylpolyglutamate synthase/dihydrofolate synthase family protein, with protein sequence MSERPQNDDPDPNEAFDELVEAETDLPQDLDSAQSGETPTPDLALIEAGSRTLRAQAGPPQGDGIPARPADPEVDRALRAVEDELAGRWGETKLDPSVQRIAALLDILGEPQRAYPSIHITGTNGKTSTARMIEALLSAFDLRTGRYTSPHVQSITERISLDAAPISAERFIETYRDIAPYVEMVDSRQEYRLSFFEVLTAMAYAAFADSPVDVAVVEVGMGGTWDATNVIDGDVAVVTPISLDHTDRLGETPEQIAGEKSGIIKKDATVVLAQQPVDAASVMLKRAVEVDATVAREGMEFGVLSREVAVGGQMLTLRGLGGEYPEIFLPLYGAHQAHNAAVALAAVEAFFGVGSDHARTLDIDTIRSAFAAVSSPGRMEVVRRSPTVVLDAAHNPAGARAAAEAVTEAFGFSRLVGVVGASGDKDVRGFLEAFEPIFAEVVVTRNSSHRAMDPDELAAIAVEVFGAERVQVEPRLDDALEAAITLAEEEGEFSGAGVLVTGSVITVGEARLLTVRS encoded by the coding sequence GTGAGCGAGCGCCCCCAGAACGACGACCCCGACCCGAACGAAGCCTTCGACGAACTGGTCGAGGCGGAGACCGACCTTCCCCAAGATCTCGACTCCGCTCAATCAGGGGAGACCCCAACCCCCGATCTTGCGTTGATCGAGGCCGGCAGCCGGACCCTGCGCGCCCAGGCCGGGCCGCCGCAGGGGGACGGAATCCCTGCCCGCCCGGCCGACCCCGAGGTCGACCGTGCGCTGCGCGCCGTCGAGGACGAGCTGGCCGGCCGCTGGGGCGAGACCAAGCTCGACCCGTCGGTACAGCGCATCGCGGCGCTGCTGGACATCCTCGGCGAACCCCAGCGCGCCTACCCCTCCATCCACATCACCGGTACCAACGGCAAGACGAGCACCGCCCGCATGATCGAGGCCCTGCTGTCCGCCTTCGACCTGCGCACCGGCCGCTACACCAGCCCGCACGTCCAGTCGATCACCGAGCGGATCAGCCTGGACGCCGCCCCGATCTCCGCCGAGCGCTTCATCGAGACCTACCGGGACATCGCCCCGTACGTCGAGATGGTCGACTCCCGGCAGGAGTATCGCCTGTCGTTCTTCGAGGTGCTCACGGCCATGGCGTACGCCGCCTTCGCCGACAGCCCCGTGGACGTCGCGGTCGTCGAGGTCGGCATGGGCGGCACCTGGGACGCGACGAACGTCATCGACGGCGATGTCGCCGTGGTCACCCCGATCTCCCTGGACCACACCGACCGGCTGGGGGAGACGCCCGAGCAGATCGCCGGCGAGAAGTCCGGGATCATCAAGAAGGACGCCACGGTCGTGCTGGCGCAGCAGCCGGTGGACGCGGCGTCGGTGATGCTCAAGCGCGCGGTCGAGGTGGATGCCACGGTCGCCCGTGAGGGCATGGAGTTCGGCGTGCTCAGCCGCGAGGTCGCGGTCGGCGGCCAGATGCTGACGCTGCGCGGGCTGGGCGGCGAGTACCCCGAGATCTTCCTTCCGCTGTACGGCGCCCACCAGGCGCACAACGCCGCGGTGGCGCTCGCCGCGGTCGAGGCGTTCTTCGGCGTCGGCTCGGACCACGCCCGCACCCTGGACATCGACACCATCCGCTCCGCGTTCGCCGCCGTCAGCTCGCCCGGCCGGATGGAGGTCGTCCGGCGCAGCCCGACGGTCGTGCTGGACGCGGCGCACAACCCCGCGGGCGCGCGGGCGGCGGCCGAGGCGGTCACCGAGGCGTTCGGGTTCAGCCGGCTGGTGGGTGTCGTCGGCGCCAGCGGGGACAAGGACGTACGCGGCTTCCTGGAGGCGTTCGAGCCGATCTTCGCCGAGGTCGTGGTGACCCGTAATTCCAGCCATCGTGCGATGGACCCCGATGAGCTGGCCGCCATCGCCGTCGAGGTCTTCGGCGCCGAGCGGGTCCAGGTCGAGCCGCGGCTCGACGACGCCCTGGAGGCGGCGATCACCCTCGCCGAGGAAGAGGGCGAGTTCTCCGGAGCGGGTGTGCTGGTGACCGGTTCGGTGATCACGGTCGGCGAGGCCCGGCTGCTGACGGTGAGGAGCTGA
- a CDS encoding penicillin-binding transpeptidase domain-containing protein: protein MNKPLRRASIFCLALIVALMGWATWIQGAKAGEYKEDPHNPRVAIGKYAAPLGNILVGGEPVTGSAATSSTLKYKRTYRDGSLYAPVTGFTSQIFGHNQLESLYGDLLDGSDSRLQSPADALTRTRAKGGDVATTVDPAVQKAGYRALDGKKGAAVAMDPATGRVLGMVSTPSYDPAKFAGSDGADQKAWKRMSADPDHPEVNRALRQPLPPGSTFKLVVAAAALENGLYSSVDEPTHSPDPYTLPHTRTKLSNENRAAPCKNADIRTALQYSCNTVFAKMAVDLGKDKVKAQAEKFGFNDEKVDTPVRAGKSVYPSDMDEAQTALSGIGQFDDQATPLQMAMVSSALANGGELKKPQMVDKLTDGGGNTVQDFGPAAYGDGKAVSAHTAQQLKSAMQTVVDKGTGSGAKIGGLTVGGKTGTAQHGVDNSGTPYAWFVSYAEDGKGHRVAVAVMVEDGHAARNEVSGNGLAAPTARAMMKAALA, encoded by the coding sequence ATGAACAAGCCCCTGCGCCGGGCCTCGATCTTCTGCCTGGCACTCATCGTCGCGCTGATGGGCTGGGCCACCTGGATCCAGGGCGCAAAGGCCGGCGAGTACAAGGAGGACCCGCACAATCCGCGGGTGGCGATCGGCAAGTACGCGGCGCCGCTGGGCAACATCCTCGTCGGCGGCGAGCCCGTGACCGGCTCCGCCGCCACCTCCTCCACGCTCAAGTACAAGCGGACCTACCGGGACGGCAGCCTCTACGCCCCGGTCACCGGCTTCACCTCGCAGATCTTCGGCCACAACCAGCTGGAGAGCCTTTACGGCGACCTCCTCGACGGCTCCGACAGCCGGCTGCAGAGCCCCGCCGACGCGCTGACCCGCACCCGGGCCAAGGGCGGCGACGTGGCCACCACCGTCGACCCCGCGGTGCAGAAGGCCGGCTACCGGGCGCTGGACGGCAAGAAGGGCGCCGCGGTCGCCATGGACCCGGCCACGGGGCGGGTCCTGGGCATGGTCAGCACCCCCTCGTACGACCCGGCGAAGTTCGCGGGGTCCGACGGGGCCGACCAGAAGGCCTGGAAGCGGATGTCCGCCGACCCGGACCACCCCGAGGTCAACCGGGCGCTGCGGCAGCCGCTGCCGCCCGGCTCCACCTTCAAGCTGGTGGTCGCCGCGGCCGCGCTGGAGAACGGTCTGTACTCCTCGGTGGACGAGCCCACGCACAGCCCCGACCCGTACACGCTCCCGCACACCCGCACCAAGCTCAGCAACGAGAACCGGGCCGCACCCTGCAAGAACGCGGACATCCGCACCGCGCTCCAGTACTCCTGCAACACCGTCTTCGCGAAGATGGCCGTCGACCTGGGCAAGGACAAGGTGAAGGCGCAGGCCGAGAAGTTCGGCTTCAACGACGAGAAGGTGGACACCCCGGTGCGGGCCGGCAAGAGCGTCTACCCCTCCGACATGGACGAGGCACAGACCGCGCTGTCCGGGATCGGCCAGTTCGACGACCAGGCGACCCCGCTGCAGATGGCGATGGTCTCCTCGGCCCTCGCGAACGGCGGCGAGCTCAAGAAGCCGCAGATGGTCGACAAGCTGACCGACGGCGGCGGCAACACCGTCCAGGACTTCGGGCCGGCGGCGTACGGCGACGGGAAGGCCGTGTCGGCGCACACGGCCCAGCAGCTGAAGTCGGCGATGCAGACGGTCGTGGACAAGGGCACCGGGTCCGGCGCGAAGATCGGCGGACTGACCGTCGGCGGCAAGACGGGCACCGCCCAGCACGGTGTCGACAACAGCGGTACGCCCTACGCCTGGTTCGTCTCCTACGCCGAGGACGGCAAGGGGCACCGGGTGGCGGTGGCCGTGATGGTCGAGGACGGGCATGCCGCCCGCAACGAGGTCTCCGGCAACGGGCTGGCGGCGCCGACCGCGCGGGCCATGATGAAGGCGGCGCTGGCGTAG
- a CDS encoding valine--tRNA ligase: protein MTENTQQSNHSAPELPTQYTPADVEGPLYERWVERGYFEADEKSDKPPYTIVIPPPNVTGSLHLGHAFEHTLIDALTRRKRMQGYETLWQPGMDHAGIATQNVVERELAKEGVSRHDLGREAFVERVWQWKNESGGQISGQMRRLGDGVAWSRERFTMDEGLSKAVQTIFKRLYDDELIYRAERIINWCPRCLTAISDIEVEYQDDDGELVSIRYGEGDSSIVVATTRAETMLGDTAVAVHPDDERYAHLIGTEIELPLTGRRIPVVADEHVDPEFGTGAVKVTPAHDPNDFEIGRRHDLRNLAVLDERGVITAHGPFQGLDRFEARSAIVGALRAEGRIVAEKRPYTHSVGHCSRCKTTIEPRLSMQWWVKVGPLAQAAGDAVRDGKVAIHPKEMESRYFGWVDNLHDWCISRQLWWGHRIPVWYGPNGEVVCVGPDDEAPTGEGWTQDTDVLDTWFSSGLWPFSTLGWPEQTPSVGKFYPNAVLVTGYDILFFWVARMMMFGLYAMDGTPPFHTIALHGMVRDQFGKKMSKSFGNAVNPLDWMDAYGSDAVRFTLARGANPGVDVPIGEDWVQGSRNFANKIWNATRFALMNGATVEGELPPAEQLSATDRWILSRLNSVVAEVDGYYDDYQFAKLSDTLFHFAWDEVFDWYVELSKTTFMAGGPAADASRRVLGEVLDVTLRLLHPVVPFVTETLWTTLTGRESVVIAEWPSDSGFRDAAAEREIETVQQVVTEVRRFRSDQGLQPGQKVPAQLELSGTALAAHEAAMRSLLRLQPAGDDFSATASLPVAGATVALDLSGAIDVEAERKRLTKDLGAAEKEKAQATAKLGNEAFLAKAPEKVVEKIRGRLEAAEADIVRITAQLAALPQA from the coding sequence GTGACCGAGAACACTCAGCAGAGCAACCACAGCGCCCCCGAACTGCCGACTCAGTACACGCCGGCCGATGTAGAGGGGCCGCTGTACGAGCGCTGGGTAGAGCGGGGTTACTTCGAGGCGGACGAGAAGAGCGACAAGCCCCCGTACACCATCGTCATCCCGCCGCCGAACGTCACCGGCTCCCTGCACCTGGGGCACGCCTTCGAGCACACGCTGATCGACGCCCTCACGCGCCGCAAGCGCATGCAGGGTTACGAGACCCTGTGGCAGCCGGGCATGGACCACGCCGGTATCGCCACCCAGAACGTCGTCGAGCGCGAGCTCGCCAAGGAGGGCGTCTCCCGGCACGACCTGGGCCGTGAGGCGTTCGTCGAGCGGGTCTGGCAGTGGAAGAACGAGTCCGGCGGCCAGATCTCCGGCCAGATGCGCCGGCTCGGCGACGGCGTCGCCTGGTCGCGCGAGCGCTTCACCATGGACGAGGGCCTGTCCAAGGCCGTCCAGACGATCTTCAAGCGGCTCTACGACGACGAGTTGATCTACCGCGCCGAGCGCATCATCAACTGGTGCCCGCGCTGTCTGACCGCCATCTCGGACATCGAGGTGGAGTACCAGGACGACGACGGCGAGCTGGTCTCGATCCGGTACGGCGAGGGCGACTCCTCCATCGTCGTGGCGACGACGCGGGCCGAGACGATGCTCGGCGACACCGCGGTCGCGGTCCACCCGGACGACGAGCGCTACGCCCATCTCATCGGCACCGAGATCGAGTTGCCGCTGACCGGCCGCCGGATCCCGGTCGTCGCCGACGAGCACGTCGACCCGGAGTTCGGCACCGGCGCGGTCAAGGTCACCCCGGCGCACGACCCCAACGACTTCGAGATCGGGCGCCGGCACGACCTGCGCAACCTCGCCGTCCTCGACGAGCGCGGCGTGATCACCGCGCACGGCCCCTTCCAGGGCCTGGACCGCTTCGAGGCCCGGTCCGCGATCGTCGGCGCGCTGCGCGCCGAGGGCCGGATCGTCGCCGAGAAGCGCCCGTACACCCACTCCGTCGGCCACTGCTCGCGCTGCAAGACCACCATCGAGCCGCGGCTGTCGATGCAGTGGTGGGTCAAGGTCGGCCCGCTGGCGCAGGCCGCGGGGGACGCGGTCCGTGACGGCAAGGTCGCGATCCACCCCAAGGAGATGGAGTCCCGCTACTTCGGCTGGGTCGACAACCTCCACGACTGGTGCATCTCGCGGCAGCTGTGGTGGGGCCACCGCATCCCCGTCTGGTACGGGCCGAACGGCGAGGTCGTCTGCGTCGGACCGGACGACGAGGCGCCCACCGGCGAGGGCTGGACGCAGGACACCGACGTCCTGGACACCTGGTTCTCCTCCGGGCTGTGGCCGTTCTCCACGCTCGGCTGGCCCGAGCAGACCCCGAGCGTCGGGAAGTTCTACCCGAACGCCGTCCTGGTCACCGGCTACGACATCCTCTTCTTCTGGGTCGCCCGGATGATGATGTTCGGGCTGTACGCGATGGACGGCACCCCGCCGTTCCACACCATCGCGCTGCACGGCATGGTCCGCGACCAGTTCGGCAAGAAGATGTCGAAGTCCTTCGGGAACGCGGTCAATCCGCTGGACTGGATGGACGCCTACGGCTCCGACGCCGTCCGGTTCACGCTCGCCCGTGGCGCCAACCCCGGTGTCGACGTCCCGATCGGCGAGGACTGGGTCCAGGGCTCCCGTAACTTCGCCAACAAGATCTGGAACGCCACCCGCTTCGCGCTGATGAACGGTGCGACGGTGGAGGGCGAACTCCCGCCCGCCGAGCAGCTGTCGGCGACCGACCGGTGGATCCTGTCCCGGCTGAACTCGGTCGTCGCCGAGGTCGACGGGTACTACGACGACTACCAGTTCGCGAAGCTGTCGGACACCCTCTTCCACTTCGCCTGGGACGAGGTCTTCGACTGGTACGTCGAGCTGTCCAAGACCACGTTCATGGCGGGCGGCCCGGCCGCGGACGCCTCGCGCCGGGTGCTGGGCGAGGTCCTGGACGTCACGCTGCGGCTGCTGCACCCGGTCGTCCCGTTCGTCACCGAGACCCTGTGGACGACGCTGACCGGCCGGGAGTCGGTCGTCATCGCCGAGTGGCCGTCCGATTCCGGCTTCCGTGACGCCGCCGCCGAGCGGGAGATCGAGACCGTCCAGCAGGTGGTGACCGAGGTCCGCCGCTTCCGCTCCGACCAGGGGCTGCAGCCCGGCCAGAAGGTCCCGGCGCAGCTGGAGCTGTCCGGTACGGCACTGGCCGCGCACGAGGCCGCGATGCGGTCGCTGCTGCGGCTCCAGCCGGCCGGTGACGACTTCAGCGCCACCGCGTCGCTGCCGGTCGCGGGTGCGACGGTCGCGCTGGACCTGTCCGGTGCGATCGACGTCGAGGCCGAGCGCAAGCGGCTGACGAAGGACCTGGGCGCCGCCGAGAAGGAGAAGGCGCAGGCCACCGCCAAGCTCGGCAACGAGGCGTTCCTCGCCAAGGCGCCGGAGAAGGTCGTGGAGAAGATCCGCGGCCGGCTGGAGGCCGCGGAGGCGGACATCGTCCGGATCACCGCGCAGCTGGCGGCCCTGCCCCAGGCGTAG